A window of Adhaeribacter arboris genomic DNA:
TTCCCGTAATTTTGTATAACGTACCCGGCCGGACAGCCAGCAATTTAACCGCGGAAACAACCCTTAAATTAGCAAAGCATCCTAATATAATCGGCATTAAAGAAGCCTCGGGTAATTTAGAACAGTGTCTGCAACTGGCCAAGTATAAACCCGCTGATTTCATGCTCATTAGCGGCGACGATTTACTAACCGTACCCATGATTTCGTTTGGCGCCGAAGGAGTAATATCAGTTTTAGCCAATGCGTTTCCGGAAAAGTTTAGCCAAATGGTACAACTTGCCTTGAAAAATAATTTTACGGAAGCCACTAAACTTCTACTTGATTTTATTGATATAAATCCGTTAATGTACGAGGAAAGTAATCCCGTTGGCATAAAGGCTATTTTAGAAATGCTGGGCATTGCTCAGCCGCACGTCCGTCTTCCTTTAGTGGATGCAAGTTTAGCTTTGAAATCCAGACTGCAAAAGCTGCTTTAACAGTATTTTTTAAATTTTTGTCTTTCTTTACATAAAAAATCTCGGTAAGTAAATTAACCGGGCTTTTTTATGTAAGCTCAATTCTACCTAAAGTACTTAGCTCGTATGTTAGCATTTGCTATCGAACGTAGGTTAAAAATAAATAAATTACTGACAAAACAAA
This region includes:
- the dapA gene encoding 4-hydroxy-tetrahydrodipicolinate synthase, translating into MKSLRGTGVALITPFTQDLAVDYDSFKKLLHFTVQGGVDYLVVNGTTAESPTTTDAEKEQILAFVKDFTGGKLPIVYGIGGNYTQGLLETIKNTDFTGVAAILSVSPYYNKPSQQGLYQHYVQLADASPVPVILYNVPGRTASNLTAETTLKLAKHPNIIGIKEASGNLEQCLQLAKYKPADFMLISGDDLLTVPMISFGAEGVISVLANAFPEKFSQMVQLALKNNFTEATKLLLDFIDINPLMYEESNPVGIKAILEMLGIAQPHVRLPLVDASLALKSRLQKLL